The nucleotide window TCGAGATGGCCTCGTCGAAGCTGATGGTCGAATACTTTACCGCGTTGGGATCCTTCTTGGGATCCGCCGAGTACACGCCGTCGACCTTGGTCGCCTTGAGCACCACTTCGGCGCCGACCTCCGATCCGCGCAGCGCGGCGGCCGTGTCGGTGGTGAAGAACGGGTTGCCCGTGCCGGCGGCGAAGATCACGACTTTGCCCTCTTCGAGCTGACGGATCGCGCGCGGGCGGATGTACGGCTCGACGACCTGGTCCATACGCAGCGCGGACTGCACACGCGCTTCGATGCCGGCGTGACGCATGGCGTCCTGCAGCGCCAGCGCGTTCATCATGGTGGCCAGCATGCCCATGTAGTCGGCCGTGGCGCGATCCATACCGGCCGCGCCGCCCGCCACACCCCGGAAAATATTGCCGCCGCCGATCACGACGGCCAGCTGCGTGCCCAGGCGAACGACTTCGGCGATATCGCCAACCATGCGCTCGATCGTCGCACGATTGATGCCGAATGCATCGTCACCCATGAGGGCTTCACCAGAGAGCTTGAGAAGTACGCGTTTGTAAGGAGTAGACATGGCGGTCCTTAAGAAATCTGGTCGGGCACTGTGTGGGTATTCTGGATGAAACAACGGGGACGGCACCGCCGCCCCCGACTACTACGGTACTGCGAAAATTACGACTGCTTGGCTGCGGCGACTTGCGCGGCCACTTCGGCGGCGAAGTCGTCCTGCTTCTTCTCGATGCCTTCGCCGACCACGAACATGGTGAAGCTCTTGACCGTGGTGTTGTTGGCCTTGAGCATCTGCTCGACGGTCGACTTGTCGTCCTTCACATAAGCCTGGTTGAACAGCGACACTTCCTTCAGGAACTTCTGCACGCTGCCTTCCACCATCTTCGCGACGATCTCGGCCGGCTTGCCCGATTCGGCAGCCTTCTCGGCAGCGACCTTGCGCTCCTTCTCGATCAGTTCCGGCGAGACCTGATCGCCCGACACGGCCAC belongs to Pandoraea pnomenusa and includes:
- the pyrH gene encoding UMP kinase, translated to MSTPYKRVLLKLSGEALMGDDAFGINRATIERMVGDIAEVVRLGTQLAVVIGGGNIFRGVAGGAAGMDRATADYMGMLATMMNALALQDAMRHAGIEARVQSALRMDQVVEPYIRPRAIRQLEEGKVVIFAAGTGNPFFTTDTAAALRGSEVGAEVVLKATKVDGVYSADPKKDPNAVKYSTISFDEAISKNLQVMDATAFALCRDQKMPVRVFSIVKPGALKHVILGEDEGTLVHV